The DNA segment ATGTGTTTCGTTACGTTTCCAATGTAAGAAAATTCGGTTTATTAAACAACATTATTGTTGACATGTACAATAatttaaggaagaaggtgaGAAAGGTAGATCTACAGTTCCTGTTCGATAcgttgaagaggaaaatccAAGAGAGAGAACACCTTCTAAGAGACATTTTCCATCTGAAGGAGAAGTATGAATATGTGAACGTAACTTACAATGAATATATTAACTTGCAATACGAGACCAACAAACAGATGGGAGTGATGAATAAACTGATGGAAGAATTGGATGAGAtagagaagagaagaaggaaagtagCAAAGAACCATAAAGTGGTACATACGAGTGTATGTAACTATAGGAAGAAGTTGATCCATGTAGAGAAGATGATTGAGGAGAGTCCCTcgataaaaaaatgccttcACGAAGAAttgaataatataaaaagaaaggtaGCTCTCTAtaggaaggataaaaaaaaaatatatcttttgATCCTCCTTAATAAGTTTTGTCTGGACGACTTCAACACAGTTAGTAGTAAGTTAAAATGCCTGAACACATCTCTATCTAATTTGGAGCTTCTTTCTAATGAGTTCGAGAAGAATGCAAATCTCATTGTCAGTGAATTCATTTATCTCATTTGCAGTGATTTACTTTTGGTGGAGCTACTAGGTGATCTCATCAACATCACCGTGCACAACGATAACTTATCACTTTTGATTGCCCGTGCTAAGTGCGTAAGTAGACTTAATAAAAATTCCTTCAAGGAGAGGAAGTTTCACATTGTGAATAGAGACCGGGGGGGTGGTTCTCCTGGAGGTAAGAGTAATATTCTACACTTTGCACAATCCAATGACTTGatggatgaagaggaaggctATGGTTATTACGATGCCCGTGATGGTAGGCGAATATCTCGTGGAGGAACTCTTTCGCAAAGAGATCAACGCATTGGAAATATGAATACCATGAATGCGAACTCACTACATACGAGCGATAGCGACATGGGTCATATGAGTGCAAAGCGATTTGGCcgaaggaaggaggagaaaaattcgAAACGTAGTAGGGATCGCCCCGTTGGCAGTGATGATGAAGATACACTTTACCCTCATGAAGGAGGAGAGTTGAATGGGTCGTCTGGCAAGAGGAGAGGTGGTGCTCAGGTTGTGGGTAGTGCGTTGTACGAGGATGAGGACCACATGGGGGCAATGCATTATGGGGGCGTATCTCCCGATAGCCACGCTAACCGTGTTGATCTTGTTGAGCGTGCAAGTAGGAACCTTAAGAACAGTTCCAACCGGTTACGGGAGGATGGGTCTAGGTACAACGACTTATCAAGGGAAGAGGTACTCCGTCAGGGACATGGAGGAAGGAGAGAGCATATGTAcgaagatgaagaggaggacAATGGGGGTGATGGATTGATGAATGATTACCATGACATGCACTCGATAACAAACTCGGAGAGAAGGAACCTGGGGGATGACGATCAGCCAAACGTGGATGATATTGATGACTTCGCCGATACTGAATTTGTATCcagtgatgaagaagacgcagagatgaaggagaaaatacacGAATATAACAACTTCAAGAATAATGAAGTGAAGGGAGTCCAACCGGATGAAGTTAGTATAGAGAGTGAATCGTTAACTAGAGAAGTATTCGAACAGATGGTACAAGTAATTAAGGATAGGAAGAGAGAACTGGAAAATATAATGTCCAATGAGAACAACCAAGTGTATAAGAGCATTCATAAGTACAACGTTCTCTTGAAGAAATGCAACACGCAGATAGAGACTCTTAAAAAGCAGTATGTTAAAGTAACTCAAGAGATTGCCTCCATCAACACTAACTCTATGGTGAAGAAGTCGGAGTCCATTTACAAAGCCATTCGGGAGTAAGTATATACGTTATTGGTGTGATTCCTTATCGCGTACATTTGATGTGTTATATAGTTTTTACATCACGACATATAACGCGACCACTTCATTGCACACACTTATTTTTACCACTCGCAGATGGGACGACAAGGTGAACCTGCTTAACGAGGAAGTGAAGGTggtggaaggagaaaagaaggaaaagcagaAGGAGATCGCGTTGCACAAAAAGATGGTagataaaaaggagaaagagaaaaaccaaaagaaggaagaactcCGACTTCTGGTTACAGACATGTACAAACACAACAATGAGACGAAGAGGAGATTCAAGCGGGAGCAGAAGGTCGTTCTCCTTATACTTTATAACTCTTGGTTCATGTACCACTACATCTATATAATCTATCTGAATACATTGAAACTCAAAAACTACCTTGCGTATAAACACAGTATAAGCGAGGAGTGTCAGGCTTCCGCCAAGCAGACTATAACTAACATCAGCCACTTTACCGAACTGCTCGACGAAAACGACTACTGAGGGGAGAGGGAGAGTTAGGCAGTAATGCCCATGTTTTAGCTATTCCTAAGTCAGTGATTCTCTGTATGGGAAGAGTGCTAAAATGCGCATCCCGTTACGTTTCATCCTGTTACGTTTCACCCCGTTACAGCACCACCAATAACACGGCAAGTCACgtgaaccatttttttttttttttttttttttttttttttttttgttccttgtGTAACCATATGTAACCATATGTAACCATATGTAACCATATGTAACCATATGTAACCATATGTAACCATATGTAACCATATGTAACCATATGTAACCATATGTAACCATATGTATAACGCGACTGATACGTATCCATAGAGAAGAATTGTATATCGTACTTagttgtgtgtgtattttatttaattttttttaaaatataaacgTAATGCGAGTATGCATTTTAACTTAATTGGTGAAAGATATAGGATTCGCTATTCACGAGTCGTTCAGATTTTTTAGTGGAACTTACCGAGTGGGGTTgcttttctgctttttctgGAAGTAGCGTTATTGGAActcctccttctcttcaCCACTCAAGTAGAACCTAACTGcgtcattttgttttccaagGTGGTTATACATACCTCATGTGATGTTCTCTTTTGActgtttctttatttttcaaatctgTTTTGTTTCTCCGTCCCGATCAATAATTCGTCATCCATTTTAGAGGAGAAACCTCCCTCTAGTGACCTGACCCATCAGCAATTGTGGTGCTCTCCGTTTCGTACCACCCTGCTGGGGAATCCATTCCGTACACCCGATATTGCCCTGCGTGGAACAACTGATTTGGTTCTAATTCGTAACCCGCCTCTAGGTTAGCCTCCCATGGATATATACCTCGTCACGggcaacaagaacaaaagaTTGGAGTTCCAGCAGCACATGAATGGCGAACTGGAGATTCAGTTCGCCGACATTGATTGTACGTAGGGAGGAGAGTGCGAGGCGAATACACAATCACCTCATCACCAAAAAGGTGGAAGTGTACAGCTGAATAACTGTGTAAGAACACCTCCTtacccctcccccttttttttttttttttttttttttttttttaagtgattGAAATACAATCCAATGATATCGTCAAGGTAAACGAGCACAAGGCCAAGAAGGCTCATGAAATTATGAGTCGTGATGCCTCGGGGGAGAGTAAGACGAGACGGAAACTAGTCATCACGGATGATACTGGACTCTACATGGATTGCCTTGGTTCTTTTCCTGGCCCATACATGTACGTTCCGGAGTGGGGAGAAGAGCTAGCATGCATGCACGTTCATTAGTTAGAACGTAGAGGCGGTGTTGGTAGTTCTCCTACACCTGTCCTACCCCAGCTCCTCCTCTTGTTGATGGCAATCACATTCCCCCTTCCCCATTGGGGTGATTATCCAGTGGTAAACAATGACCGCACTGCTTTTCCCAATCCCTTTTCAGAAAGTGGATGCAGAAGAGCTTGGGTTCGCAAGGAATTGTGGACATGGTCACGAAGCTCCAGGTCAGTCCATCACCCGCGCCGAGTGACACATAAATGAGCATCTTCATCTTGGATGAGAACTAAATAGCAGTGTGGGAGGGTGTGACATCGAtcccctcctccttctccacTTGGTCTTTCCGTTGTGCTGTCCCATTTTATCCTTCACTCCTCTCCCCTCACCTCACCACAGAATAACAAGTGTCACGCCATTTGCGTGTACTCCGTGTACGACGGGAAGGAGGTGCACTCCTTCCAGGGTGTCACTCAGGTAACTTCGTCCATCCAAATGTTTCAATTTATGAACGAGTTGTCCTCAAGGAGCCATGCTACCTACCCTCCTCATCAATTGTCCATgcgaggagaaaaaaaaaaaaaaaaaaaaaaaaaaaaagaaaaaagaaatatatatatatgttgtaaCTGTtactttctcttcctttctccaaCATTAAtgtgatgattttttttttttttttttaagggaagGATTACCGGTCCGCGAGGATCTACTGACTTCGGCTGGTAAGGATACACACACGTCGACATTCGTTTGGTGCCTTCTCTGTGTCATGACATCACTCTCCGTTTGGCACATATGTTACATTTCTCATATACTGTTACCCTTCCTTTACACCACTTCACCCCTTCGCGTGTTGCCCACAGGGACAATATCTTTTCCCCTGAGAACTGCAACAAAACTTTCAGCGAAATGTCCTTGGacgagaagaaagaatcttcgcCGCGTTTCAAGGCCTTCGTTCAGATGAAGGTAGGTCCAAGAGGAGGGATGCGTCCACAATGGAGAATGTATGTTTCTCTATATATGGTCCCCTTCAGGAACATGTTCtcattctctccttttttttctccaccttaGGATTTCCTACTGAAGGAACTGATCAAGCAGAGCTCGTAACATCATTGGGCTTCCGACAGGCTCAGCGTCTCCGTCAGTTGGAACTGTGAACAAGTGTCCAGGTGGAGAAACTATCGAGAAGAAGTTGCACACCGGTGCATAGGTTCCAGCGCTAAGGGAAGGAACTATTcctgtatacatttttaaaggcGGAACGTGATGTTCCTGACAGAGGACCAGGATCCCGAGGAACTGAAGAAGGAGGCCAATGCGAAGTGGGCACAGGTAGATAAGTGCACCTCTTTTTGGTGTGTGTGGGGTGCTTCTAATTGCACAGACGCATACTGTTATGGAGATGCATATCCTTCTACATACATGAATGTTCACATGTGTGTACGCATGGAACAACTGTTTCTCACCCCAGGGCGAGGCGGAAGAGGCGAACGCCCTTTGGAGACAGGCACTGAAAGAGTGCATCAAATACTCCATGAGGGGATTTCCAACGAAGAAGAACCGAGACATGCAACTGAGTTTGCGCCTGAACCTATCCCTttaccattttaaaaaaggagaataccATGAGTGCATTAACCAGTGCGACATCATTTTGGATGGCGTGGAGGACCTGGACGGAGTGCTCCGTCAGTACGAGATGGACATTGCACCGGTGAGGGTTATGCAGACGAACATTGCGCAGGAGGAAATTACGCTCACAACCGATACAGGGGAAGAGGACGCACTATCAGAGGCACGAGAACAGGGCAACTGCATGCTCAGGAGAGATACATTGGTGAAGCTTTTTCTCCGCAGGGCGTATTCTTATCTGATGCTTCAGGTGaaattttttgcacacaGTTATTGGGGGGAGCATCCTCAATTACGCAACGAATCGGTGTGTATCTATCCATGCATCACATGTTGTCCCATCtccctcttcctcatttgcaCGTTTGCAGGAGTTCGACAGGTGTAGAGAGAACCTCCGGCTGGTGAAACGAATAGACAAGGGGAATGCCGAGATGATTAGTTTAGAAAGGAAGGAGCAAGTGGAGAGAGTCGCTTATGAGAAAATGCAGAAACAGTTGTACAGGCGAATGTGCAGCACCAGTAGCGCGTTGCAGGAGTCCAAGgagaaatgataaaagtgAGACATGGGCTACCGCTCGGATGGACTACTACTGGGGTGATGACCTGAACATCACACAGTGGGGACTCCTTgtccaaaaaataaaaagaaaaagaacatctCTCCTTCCCCAATTGATGACAATCTGTACAAATGTGCGGTGAGCTAATGGACGTATCTCTTATGAACGGTTCGCTAGTAACTCTCCATTCATCACCCAAGTGCTATGAACTGTTGACACAAGTTTGTAGCTTATGTTGGAGCTCCTACTAGGGGATAACTCAGCAACAGTTGTCTtcattgtaatttttcctttggtACAGATATTCACACACCCCAGCAGTTTCCCCTTCACGACATGTGTATTGCGTgttttcacctgaacgggtcaggcgagaaaagaacaaatcgTCCCATTCTCCCACCAAGGGAAATGAGACTTACAATGGAGGAAGGGGGGGACAGGCGGTTTTCTCACTACGTTGATTTGTTCCTCTCAGTGTAtgtttccttctccttttgtaCCTCTTCCCACTGAACTTCTCGGGGGAATACAAATAGACTACTTTGATCATTCCATCACGCCAATTACTTTTGCCCCGTTGGGTTGAAATGTCGGTCGGTCCGTGTGCGCGATGTGGACATTGCCATCGGTAGACCTTGCCTCAGCTTACACGTGTGTCCCGttcgaaatggaagaaaaacgtagcaaaaaaaaaaaaaaaaaataaataaataaataaataaataaataaaataaaaaaataatcgcaAAAATGCGAAGAAAGCTGTGATTACCATTCAGGTGGGGATTAACGTTAATCCCCCCTGGGGGTGATATAACCACCCGAGTTGCTCAAAACCTGttgtaaagaaaagaatgattGGAGGAACAACATGCATAAATGAATTGCCCCATGTTGATTTGGTATCATTTAAGTGTGTCCTGCTCCCCTTCCAGCGAAATCACAAAttggaatgttttttttttttttttttttttccatttcaccTGCACATGTTCATACATAATTGAATGACTTGTTACTAGCCAAAAGGAGCTATCCCttggggaaagaaaaaaaaaaaaaaaaaaaaaaaagcttttgaATTTTCCTCCGGGTGATGTAGAAACAATCTCGGGGAGGGTGACGGACAAGCGGGATATGGA comes from the Plasmodium knowlesi strain H genome assembly, chromosome: 3 genome and includes:
- a CDS encoding Ham1-like protein, putative, with product MDIYLVTGNKNKRLEFQQHMNGELEIQFADIDLIEIQSNDIVKVNEHKAKKAHEIMSRDASGESKTRRKLVITDDTGLYMDCLGSFPGPYIKWMQKSLGSQGIVDMVTKLQNNKCHAICVYSVYDGKEVHSFQGVTQGRITGPRGSTDFGWDNIFSPENCNKTFSEMSLDEKKESSPRFKAFVQMKDFLLKELIKQSS
- a CDS encoding tetratricopeptide repeat protein, putative encodes the protein MFLTEDQDPEELKKEANAKWAQGEAEEANALWRQALKECIKYSMRGFPTKKNRDMQLSLRLNLSLYHFKKGEYHECINQCDIILDGVEDLDGVLRQYEMDIAPVRVMQTNIAQEEITLTTDTGEEDALSEAREQGNCMLRRDTLVKLFLRRAYSYLMLQEFDRCRENLRLVKRIDKGNAEMISLERKEQVERVAYEKMQKQLYRRMCSTSSALQESKEK